In the genome of Cyanobacteriota bacterium, the window AGACTGCTCAAACTCGCTATCACGAACAAAGTGGTTACGATTATAGTCTTGCCGAAATTCCTCCAAAATGGCCTTCAGCTCATCTTCGTTGGCAGTTATATCCATTGCTGCCATTGCATCGAAGTCTGTAGTGTAGAATCGAGGAGTTAAAATTGTCTCCTTAGCAGGCACTTTGACACCTGGCTTTATCTCTTCAAAGTTGGGCTTCTCAACGGTGTTGACCATAACGCCTTAGGGGTAAACCTTTTTATTACGTTCCCCAGTTTATCAGGGTGATGAGTATAAACACCCCAGATTTCGTTAAGAATGGTTGCAACCAAAGGGCCTTATTCCGGTAAATCAAGGGCATGCGCCTTAAGGTCTTCTAAAGTTACATATTCCAGGGTGGAAGCATGGGTAGCAGCTAACACAACAGGCGGGGCCATGCCAGCATCTAGTGCCTCTTTCCAGCGAGAAGCACATAAACACCAACGATCGCCTGGTTTTAGCCCAGGAAAGGCATAGGCAGGTACAGGGGTAATCAAGTCGTTGCCCCTAGCCTTGCTAAACGCTAAAAATGCTTCTGTAACTTGGGCACAAACCGTATGCGCTCCAATGTCACCTGCTCCTGTATTGCACATGCCGTCACGATAAAAACCCGTCATGGGCGACGTACAACAGACTTGCAGTGGTTTACCTAGCACATTACTAGCAGTTGACATAAAACGGCAATCCTTATTTATGCATGGCATAGCTAACTATGTAGATTACCGACAGATAGGGGTCATCGACAAGAGGTGTGATTAACCCAAATGTTGTGTATTCGATGCATGGATCACTGATTCGGTGAATACTGGTTAGCGAATGCTGATTGATGACCGTAGTAGTAGTTACTGGCACCGATGGTTTGACCTAGGTTGCACTGTGGCAGCCGTTGCATCTAGCGGATGAATCTGTGGCATTGCTTGTAGATGGACAGTTGTATAAAAAACAGTGCCAATCAAGGCAACTATAGCTGCGATCGCTACCCCTGTAGAGAGGCGGGCTTGGGTGCGGAGTCGCTCTATTTCTGCTGCCGTATCTGCACGCTGTGCTTCTGTCGAGCTATCTGTAGCTATGTCCCCCGCCTCAGATGACTTTTTGTCGTCTGGATCAGAAAAAACAACTAATGAATGCAGCCAATTCGTGATCAACCTGGGACTATTCTCCACAACCCACATTAATGCCACCTGACGACATAATGGCTTAGACATGCGCGCTAGGCTCTTGGTCAAAGGTTGTAGATAACGAGGTCGAATTTTCTGGTTAATAAGGTTGACGTATCCGATGTCATAAAGACAGTCAATCACTAGGGTTGCTGTCACTTTCTCACGTCGAAATAGCTGGTCAAGCACTAGCAAAACATCTTGCAGTCGCTCCTGCTCAATTTGCTGTTCTTTGAGCCGTTGTATATCGTGGGGAGAAAGTTTAGACAAAGGCTGAGGAGTCATAGTTTACACGCAGCTAGTCATTATCCCATGTGTACAGCAGAAGCCCAAATGCGTCAATGCTCTGGTTATGAGTCTACGATTGCAAGCACAGCTTTGGGTAACAGCTCTCGCTTAAACCACACGATCGGCACTGTTACATCCTTCACATCTACCCCGGCTTTTTCTAAGTTGAGGCGCTCAGAAATTGCCAGGATCAGATTTGTACAACTGGCCTTGCGAACTTGTGCAAACTTCTTTTGCAGGTAGTCTGGTCGCCAATAACCTACAATTTCCAACAACCAAGTGCGTCCATCAGGATGAACCAGCCGAAAATCTGGGATCACAACACTTCCTGGAACGGGCAACAACTCTACCTCGCGCTCCAGCTTCCAATCAGTATTGACCGCTGTCCAGCGATTAGCAAAACTTCGTTCAAGCATACTATCGTAAGGCTTTCCAGGTGGGTAGTGGCTCACCAAACCACAGTCATGCTGAAGTTGAAACTGACGCTGGCGCGCATCTCCTGTGAACGAGTCTCGTTGATATAGTACGGCTTCCAACTCCCAGTTAGTCACATGCAGCAACGCAGGCAGCATCATAGCTAGCTTTAACCCATACCGCGTGCTCATACCAAACAGGCTAGCTGCCCCATCCACGGTAATTGTAAAGCCGTGGTCTGCATCACCTTCCACATAGGCCATCAGTTGATAGAGCTTGAGGTAGCGAAACAGAAGTTTATATTCACCTGGGTCGTTGCGATGTACATGCAAAACAAGGTAAGCAGCTTGATACAACACACCCTGCACCTGAGATAGATTGTAGCGATGGATCAGAGCTTCTGGAGTTGGCTCCTCAAATCGAGTCAGAATCTGATTCTCCTTCAGGTCTGCATATAAACCAGCTTGAATTTCTGACCGTTGCACCTCACGATTTAATTCTTGGCTCAAGGAATCTGCAAGCTGAGTGAGAATTTGCTCCGTAGCACGAGGGCTAGGTACAGAAGCTGCTGACAATGTAAACACCCGCTGACGTAACTGTTGCGGTTCTAGTGGACTCAGGGTTTCAAACGTGCAAAAACTCACCTTCAACAGATGGGCAAGTCCTCGCCAGATGCGATAGTCTACACTGTCACCTTCCAGTTGGTTTAACTGACGGTCAAGATCACCTTGGCGCTGGTTCACTCGCGATCGCACCAGAGCAATTAACTCGCTAGCCATTGCCAGCGACCTGTTGTCTAACGGTAATTGCTTGGGAACTACTGTGTTTCCTTCAGTACGTAGAATCAGCAGGTCACTGGGCAACATAACATGGCAGTTCAAACTCAGAAAGACTAGCGCGAGACCCAGATCATCATGACATCTATCTCAAGACGAATTTGAGACCAGACAGTCTCCATCATGGTCAAGACTTGCGAATGTCCTTAGCCATATTGCGGAACAAATCCATACTGGAGTCTAGGCGACGCCGATCAGCAGCTTCCCCAATAGCCGTTGGGGATATCTGGACATTCGGTTGATTTGCAGGAGTACCCTTCTTAGCGGCAGCTTCTGCTTCATATTTCGACAATTGCACACTGTCCATAGCTGAGACTCGCTTGATCACTTCTTTTTCCTCAGGACTACTCGCTGTTTTGGGAAATGTCCGCCTAATAGTCTGGGCTGTCCGCATATAATCAAGATTGCCTAAACTTTTAGCACTGTCTGCGTCTAAAAAGTAGGCACCAGAAGTCGATTGAGGCTTTACTCGTTGAGTAGAAGCATTACCATCAGCACGCTT includes:
- a CDS encoding DUF2237 domain-containing protein: MSTASNVLGKPLQVCCTSPMTGFYRDGMCNTGAGDIGAHTVCAQVTEAFLAFSKARGNDLITPVPAYAFPGLKPGDRWCLCASRWKEALDAGMAPPVVLAATHASTLEYVTLEDLKAHALDLPE
- a CDS encoding DUF790 family protein translates to MLPSDLLILRTEGNTVVPKQLPLDNRSLAMASELIALVRSRVNQRQGDLDRQLNQLEGDSVDYRIWRGLAHLLKVSFCTFETLSPLEPQQLRQRVFTLSAASVPSPRATEQILTQLADSLSQELNREVQRSEIQAGLYADLKENQILTRFEEPTPEALIHRYNLSQVQGVLYQAAYLVLHVHRNDPGEYKLLFRYLKLYQLMAYVEGDADHGFTITVDGAASLFGMSTRYGLKLAMMLPALLHVTNWELEAVLYQRDSFTGDARQRQFQLQHDCGLVSHYPPGKPYDSMLERSFANRWTAVNTDWKLEREVELLPVPGSVVIPDFRLVHPDGRTWLLEIVGYWRPDYLQKKFAQVRKASCTNLILAISERLNLEKAGVDVKDVTVPIVWFKRELLPKAVLAIVDS